One segment of Nostoc flagelliforme CCNUN1 DNA contains the following:
- the hpnA gene encoding hopanoid-associated sugar epimerase, translating into MQVFVTGGTGFIGAHLVRLLLQQGYDVKALVRSSSNLENLRGLEVEIVKGDLNDPNLWQQMRGCQYLFHVAAHYSLWQTDRELLYHNNVLGTRNVLAAARKAGIERTVYTSSVAAIGVGSSGQVVDETHQSPLEKLVSDYKKSKFLAEQEAIQAFAKGQEVVIVNPSSPIGSLDIKPTPTGDIILRFLRRQMPFYLDTGLNFIDVRDVAWGHLLALQRGKSGDRYILGNQNLSLKELLEQLADITGLSAPQRTVPAWLPLGVAWVDENILAPLGKSPSVPLDGVRMAKQPMYYDAAKAVRELGLPQSPLKVALKDAVDWFVAQGYVNPSREFKI; encoded by the coding sequence ATGCAAGTTTTTGTCACTGGGGGTACGGGCTTTATTGGCGCCCACTTGGTACGGTTGTTACTGCAACAGGGATATGATGTCAAAGCCTTGGTACGCTCAAGCAGCAATTTAGAGAATCTACGCGGTTTGGAGGTGGAAATTGTCAAAGGCGATTTGAACGATCCAAATCTCTGGCAACAGATGAGAGGTTGTCAATATCTATTTCATGTGGCAGCCCATTATTCCCTCTGGCAAACAGACCGGGAGTTACTCTACCATAACAATGTTCTGGGTACGCGCAATGTGTTGGCAGCAGCCCGCAAAGCTGGCATTGAGCGCACCGTTTATACCAGTTCAGTAGCGGCAATTGGGGTAGGATCATCTGGTCAAGTCGTCGATGAGACACATCAGAGTCCCTTAGAAAAGTTGGTGAGTGACTACAAAAAGTCTAAGTTTCTCGCTGAACAAGAAGCCATACAAGCCTTTGCTAAAGGTCAGGAGGTAGTTATAGTCAATCCCAGCAGCCCAATAGGCTCGTTGGATATCAAACCTACGCCGACAGGTGATATAATTTTGCGGTTTTTGCGACGGCAAATGCCGTTTTACTTAGATACTGGTTTGAATTTTATCGATGTGCGGGATGTGGCATGGGGGCATTTACTGGCTTTGCAACGGGGTAAATCAGGCGATCGCTATATCTTAGGTAATCAAAACCTAAGCCTCAAGGAACTACTCGAACAACTCGCCGATATCACAGGCCTAAGCGCACCTCAACGAACAGTACCCGCTTGGCTCCCTCTTGGTGTTGCCTGGGTTGATGAAAACATTCTCGCACCCTTGGGGAAATCGCCCTCAGTACCATTGGATGGCGTTCGGATGGCGAAACAGCCTATGTATTACGATGCTGCCAAGGCTGTACGAGAGTTGGGTCTACCTCAATCTCCGTTAAAGGTGGCACTCAAGGATGCTGTGGATTGGTTTGTTGCTCAGGGGTATGTCAACCCTTCTAGGGAATTCAAAATTTAA